TGCAGCAGGAGGTGAAAGACCAAGGACTGTGGGCGATTTTCCTCGGCCGCGAACTCGGCGGCCCGGGATACGGGCAGGTCAAACTCGCCCTGCTCAACGAGATCATCGGCCGCTATCCGGGTGCGCCGCAGATGTTCGGCGCCTCCGCCCCCGACACGGGAAACATCGAGATGCTGGCCGCGTACGGCACCGAGGAGCAGAAGCGACGCTGGCTGCAGCCGCTGCTCGACCAAGAGATCTTCTCGGCCTTCTCGATGACCGAACCGCAGGGCGGCAGTGATCCCAGCCTGTTCAAGACGCACGCGGTGCGTGACGGCGACGAGTGGGTCATCAACGGTGAGAAGTGGTTCACCTCGGCCGGACGCGTCGCCGACATCCTGTTCGTGATGTGCACCAACGGGATGTTCGTGGTGCCCCGGGACACCCCGGGCGTGGAGATCATGCCCGAGCCGCGCAACCACAACCACATCATCTACCGCGACGTGCGGGTGCCGCTGGATCACCTGATCGGCCCGCCGGACGGGGCGCGGGTGCTGGCGCAGCGGCGGCTGGGCGGTGGGCGCATCCACCACGCGATGCGCACCGTCGCGCAGTGCAACCTCGCGTTCGACATGATGTGCGAGCGGGCGCTGAGCCGTCAGTCGCACGGCAAGGTGATCGCCGAACACCAGATGGTGCAGGAGAAGATCGCCGAGTCCTACGCGATGATCAGGATGCTGCGGTTGTTCGTGCTCGAGACCGCGTGGAAGATCGACCGGACCTCCACGAAGGATGCGCGCACCGAGATCGCGGCGGTCAAGTTCACCATGGCCAAGGTGTTGCGCGAGGTGTCCTACAACGCGCTGCACATCCTCGGGGCGCTCGGCACCACCGACCTCACCCCGATCCACGCGATGTACGCCAA
The window above is part of the Mycolicibacterium hassiacum DSM 44199 genome. Proteins encoded here:
- a CDS encoding acyl-CoA dehydrogenase family protein, with product MAWDFSTEPEFQEKLDWVKWFCEEKVEPLDHVFPHAVRSPIPAVKAYVRELQQEVKDQGLWAIFLGRELGGPGYGQVKLALLNEIIGRYPGAPQMFGASAPDTGNIEMLAAYGTEEQKRRWLQPLLDQEIFSAFSMTEPQGGSDPSLFKTHAVRDGDEWVINGEKWFTSAGRVADILFVMCTNGMFVVPRDTPGVEIMPEPRNHNHIIYRDVRVPLDHLIGPPDGARVLAQRRLGGGRIHHAMRTVAQCNLAFDMMCERALSRQSHGKVIAEHQMVQEKIAESYAMIRMLRLFVLETAWKIDRTSTKDARTEIAAVKFTMAKVLREVSYNALHILGALGTTDLTPIHAMYANAPAMGIADGVDEVHKATVARRVLRDYTPHEGYFPTEFLPRKREEARRKLQPILDARPELAAAADQYAKHFSRRR